GTGGTACAGCACTGGGCGGCTATGCTGCGTTTCAGGATATCTCTTACGGTGTCGCTGGCCCATTGACGGGATTATTAGCGACATCAATGGGTTATCCTTCGGTGTTTTTGGCAGGGGCGATATCAGCGGTAGTGGGAATCTTTGTTACGCTGATCGCTTTTCGCAAGTAATCTTTGCCACCCTTTGCGGGGTGGCAATCTGCTATATCACTATCCACAGTAAAATCATCACCACAATCAATGCGACAAAGGCCATCCCTGGGTGAGCACTGATCAACTTCATCGGCTCGATAAACGGCGACAATATTGGGCTGGCGATGGGGTGAACATGATGAACCTCAAGCGCAGCTGGCAGGCGTTCCGCCCGCTTCAAAAACACCTGATTCAAGATATCCTGCACCTGCGCGGTGGTCAGTAATGTCTGAGGCGTCGCTTGAAAACGCTGGAGTGAATAATCGGTAATTTCTTTCCATTCAGCAGGTTCCAGTGGCTGTTTAAGCGCGGCCTGGAGAGTATGCAGTGTCGGCGTATGCTGCTGGCTCAATGTTTGACGCGCCTGGAGCCATGTGGTCAGCAAAGTGAAGTGTTTTGCTGGGATCAGATCGCCCGTTTTCACCCCAGACAGCTCAAGCATCGACTGCCAGATTAGCTTTCCAGACTCGCCCGTCGCGGCAGCCAGCTTAGCAACTTGTTTATTTAACGCGTTATGTTCAGCCGGAAGCAGCGGGCGATCGGTCGCCTGGCGCTGTTGCGGTTGCGGAATCGCCAACTGGTTATTTTGTAACAGCGTCAGGACGCTTTTTAATTGCTCAGGCGTGAGTTGGCTCAGTGCGCTCTGACCAAATTGCTGGCGAATATAGTCGCTAACGGCCTGGCGATTATTGCCCTGGGGCAGAAGCTCGCTAAGTTGCTGAACGACCTGGCGGTTGGCGTGAGTGGTCTGGGCATTGCCCAGACGCTGATTGAGATTTTGTTCAGCCGCCGGAAAGTGACGCGATAATAAAGGTGTTTCACTTTTAAGCCCGAGATCATGCTTGAGTCCCGCCCACACTTCGGCACTTTGTTGCTGACTGAGTGCAACAAGGCGCGTGACCAGACGT
The nucleotide sequence above comes from Buttiauxella selenatireducens. Encoded proteins:
- the flk gene encoding flagella biosynthesis regulator Flk; this translates as MQPIQGVTAHPPGEPPSTPSAAGELPLSTQQRTVLERLVTRLVALSQQQSAEVWAGLKHDLGLKSETPLLSRHFPAAEQNLNQRLGNAQTTHANRQVVQQLSELLPQGNNRQAVSDYIRQQFGQSALSQLTPEQLKSVLTLLQNNQLAIPQPQQRQATDRPLLPAEHNALNKQVAKLAAATGESGKLIWQSMLELSGVKTGDLIPAKHFTLLTTWLQARQTLSQQHTPTLHTLQAALKQPLEPAEWKEITDYSLQRFQATPQTLLTTAQVQDILNQVFLKRAERLPAALEVHHVHPIASPILSPFIEPMKLISAHPGMAFVALIVVMILLWIVI